The Synchiropus splendidus isolate RoL2022-P1 chromosome 5, RoL_Sspl_1.0, whole genome shotgun sequence DNA window ACGGAATGGAGGAGGAAACTAAACTCCAATTCCCGTCGTTGCCTGCTACTCAGGAGGAGCTTTTGGTGAGTGGAGCTCTGCCTTCACTGACATGCTGACTGTTGTGTGCCTGGTTCACCTCAGCTCCTCGCTCCTGTGCTTGGTTTCTAACATCAATATATGTGACATATCATGACATTTCAGCGGCTGTGTATTTGGCACTGCGTGCATGTCCCATTTTCGTGTTATACCAACATTATTGTAACTCACTGGTTAGCCTAGCCTCCCTTAGCCGCGTCATCTATTGCTGTCATTTATTGTTAATTTACTGGATTACAAGCTGCTTTTTTGGACGTAAACGAGTGTAAATAATCTATAAATTCCTGAAAATTATTCAATTTCCCTTGCAGGATTGGGCTTACCCTATGAGACGTGAAATGCAGGTATGTACTGTGATAAAACCCAGTAATTCGTATTTCATGACCTCGCTTCCTGCGCCTTGTTTATTACGCATAAACAACTGTGATGTAATGGCTGTCAGCTTGAACACATTCGTATTGTGAGTGTGGGCGACTGACAAGTCGTTTAAGAGCGACTCGGAAATGGGCTTCATCTAAAGAGTTGCTGCCAACTTCTGCCCACTATGCTGGATGAGAGTCTAACTATAAATCTATTACTATTTGTCCCAGAAACTTCAAACatcttttgtcttgtgttgtatTTTCAGCTGAAGAAGGAGGGGAAATGGTTTATAGGAaaggaaatgcaaatgaatgccCTTTTTCATTGGcttctttgttttgaattttagGAAATATTGCCTGGATTGTATTTAGGTCCCTACTCTGCTGCAATGAAAAGCAAGGTATGTCACTCTGTTGTTGTCGTGCTGAACCTCGTTTTTCCTACTCTACTTAGTGTGTTTACCTTATTCTggctgaatgtgttttttatctAGCTGCCAATTCTCGAGCGACAGGGCATCACGCATATCGTGTGTGTTCGTCAAGACATCGAGGCCAATTTCATTAAACCCAATTTCCCTCATTTATTTAGGTAAGTGGATTTTTCCATTTGATTCTGCACACACTATTTCACCTACAATAGTTATTCTGAAGTTGTTTTGGCCACcaaatatttcattaaatacattcatatttcataGTCAACAATCCAATGTTAAAGTGTATATTAAATACCACActttaaatgataaatgaaatgAGATGCCTTATTCttttcacatttgaaatgttgtagCATTGCTATGATGCTAAAATTGTGATACCTAGGACACTACTTGACACCACTTTCGATACCCCAAGGATTAAAAATTATGGATTTAAAAAGgcatggaaacatttttttcatgaacagaAAGCAGAAAgctcaaataaatacataaataatgagGAAAAGCAACAAAAGACATACCAATAAAACACTAGACAATCATGGTTTTTCTGCAAATAAAAGCGAAACAAATAACCTAAATACTAGTTGTAGGTTCTTGATCCTCACTGATGTGCTCTACCACAGCTGTTCATTCTTTAAGCTTCAGGAGAGTTGGCTGGAACAGTTTTCTGTAGGTTTCGTTGCAAGTCAACCTCTGTGCTTCAGTTTGTGTCTTTAATCGAAAAACAACACCCGTGGGTCACAGTGGACTAAAGGCAGCAGCGTATAAGGGCTAGTAACAATGAGGCATGAGCCTGAACAACAGTGGCCACAGTTAATGACAAGATATCCCAGATTAATGAGGGCCACTGGACTGACTGACATCATTTAGCAGTGTAATGCAGTGAGCTACATGATGAACTGGAGCTTGACTAACTGCTCTGATGTCGTCATGACGACCAGGGGGCCGGTATCTGCTGCTGCGCTCCCTGCAACAGTCGTATCAATCCCAAATTACTATCATATCCAGATGTGTACTTGACAAAGTATTGATAGTTTTCACAACCTTACTTAGGAGAGCTCGTCTTTGGTTGCTGCAAAATCTCACATTGGCTGCTGTCTGTCACTATGCCAAGCTTGTGACCCCAATTGAGTGTAGGAACATTGTTCAACCGCGACACAGTGAGTTTTGGATCAGCTACgtcttcaccatggcaacagtccAACTGACTGAAAAAGCCATATGATTTGTCGATTTAAAGGCAggtccttccctcactcatgatcTAGATCACATGATACTCATCCACCTGGGGGTTGATCTCATCTCCAACATGGACAAGaatttcttcctctttctgacCCAGAACCATGGTCCCTAACTTGGAGTTGATCttcctgatctcagcctgatgGCGTGTGCACAGTGGAAAAAGCAGAGGTCACAAAAACCAAGACTCTTTGCACGGTGCCTGTGACGAGAAATTCTCTCCATAAAAATCATGAGCAGAACCAATGACTAAAGGCAGCGTCTTGATGGCCTGGCGCTCCGGGACAAAGGTGTGTCTCGACGACCTTTAATCCTGGAGCTCAGCTATTGGTGCATTGGTGCAATGTATTGACTGTATTCTTTCTCAAAAAAAGATCaatctaaatgtatttttcccaaAATATGCAGTGTCCATGGAAACTCGTTACCATGCCCCAGCTAGAGGTCGCCAGTTGGTACCGGTTGAGGTGTTGACTGTCCAATTGAGTTCTTATATTGCTGTAAGACTTGGATTCTTCAGAGTttgtcttctctctgacgaTGTCCGTTGTTCTTGACTGCTGCCCTCTTGTGGTATATTTGGAGTAGAGCGGTGGAAATGCTGGTTTCCCTCTCATAGCTTCACTCTTTTTCTATTCACAGATACCTTGTTTTAGATATTGCTGACAATCCAGTGGAAAACATCATCCGATTTTTCCCTTCGGTGAGTTTGAATTTCTGAACTGAACCAAAGTTCAAACGTCATCTTACTCCCTCCGCTTCCTCCCTCAGACAAAAGAGTTTATTGATAGCTGCTTAGACACAGGAGGtgaggatttgtttttttcctttaccGTTCTAGTGCTTTTGCTACGGTGACCCATTGAATAACCTGCTTTTGTTCTCACAGGGAAGGTGCTGGTTCATGGTAATGCAGGGATCTCCAGAAGGTAAGACGGTTCATCTCAAAGTCATTTTGAAGCTCTCATTCATTGGCCAACAATTATTTCCTTCCAGTGCTGCCTTAGTAATCGCCTACCTAATGGAAACGTTTGGAATAAAATACAGGTGAGTTTGTTTGTTAACGTGGAAGTGATCAGGATATTTCATAAGGTGGAAGGATTTTCTGGTAACATTATCGTTAGAGAAGCATTTGCACTCCTTAGCTGTCTTTATTAAGATGAAACGGACTACATGTTAGTCATTTTCATTCCTTAGCTGTATTCAAATGAGACAAAGCACATGTTAGTAATGCAGTAATAGCACAGGGCGTGTCTGCATGACTCCATGTTTGAGACAAGCAGGCGCAGGATCAACCAAGGAGGCACCGCCTGCTGTTGTTTCCCGTCGTGAGAAAAGTGCGTGAGCGTGCTGAGGCTGGGTTTAAATTGCGGGTGTGTGAGCAGCGGAGTGAGAGTGTGCCTCAGTGAAAAGGACAAGGCGTGAGCAGTTGGTCTCGACCTGAATATAAgggttgtttatttgttcagttAAGGCAGGGAGCAGTTCAAGCAGGTTTCAGCCTTCTCTGTAAAGCGCTGTGGGGAACCCTGAAAGACTTTATCTAAGGTGGCAGTTTTCAGGAGGAGTCTAGTCTCTGTGATGCTCGAGGGATGACTGTAATACAGCGTTTTTCAACACTAGTGTGCCGTGCGAAactgatccagtttcaccttatgtgtccggagatagaggtgtgcaatatgatgacattaaatcaggaCAATTAGAACGTGTGGATGAgcaaccaacgtgaggagatcacatgggttcactgaccttctttctatccactctactgtagagctgcagtgtgttgatgcgctgatctgtccgtcagtcagagcagcgctgctgtggtgcgcggcgctcctcttcctacacactcacagccaagaagctgctcacatgcgcaacttcctgctgtttttaaacctgatgcgcctctcacttgaccacacactttcaccacagaaccatggagggagggatccttgttgGACCCGCGATGCcgaagactgtctgcaccacagagctaacggctaacgtgtcgtctcacttcaaaactttattgatactcatggactgtcaaagtttgctttgtggtttaaaagttggcgaaaaactaaatgcacaacaaaataaagagagaaagagtaatagtttttatgaagcaagttcaggcaaagaatgctaaggatttgtctggaaactcaaaactacaataacatcatgcaaaagaaaaGTGAGCTATtcaaagtaagtaaataaatcatgatatattttgccatatttcccgtccctttctggacacatttaaaacaaatacattttctgctatttgtttctgcaaatagcctgacGGTGTCCGtacagtagctacagtttttcacaaatgcaCAGGGATCTATTTCCACAGGACTTAAGCACAAATGCGCTtcggctgaggttcctttggtggtgagcctcaggattttttcaatgaaccaagggtgccgtggctagaaaaaggttgaaggACATTGCTGTAATATATAGATTCAGATGACGAGTTAACGCCTCTTTGAGTGAGAGGACAGATTTTGGTTCTTGGTACAGCATTACAATGAACCACGATGTTTCAAACCCCAACTTTACCCTGTGTGAAAACATAAGGTACAAAACAATGCACAACGGATATTCTGTCCAGTCCCTcaacagtgccatctactgtTGTAGTGAGTCAGGTTTGACAAGAACATAAATTGTCGCGGCagccatttttatatttttaaggtGATGACTGAAGTTAGATGCAGGTATGTGGTCACAGCGGGGCACAAAAATCTAGCTTCTGTCGTTTCTCAGGGACGCGTTCAGTCACATCCAGGAGAGAAGATTCTGCATCAACCCAAATATTGGCTTCGTGCATCAACTACAGGTGAGACTTTGATTCAACTCTGCGACTGACTTGTTCAGGAGTCCGACCCTGATGCTGCAGTAGCCAGGTGTGTATTACAGTCTGCTGTGTGGTTTGAATGATGGGTGTTTTTCAGGAGTATGAAGCCATTTACTTGGCCAAACTCACCATCAAGATGATGTCGCCGATGCAGCTGGAAAGATCCTTCACCTTCCAGACAGATGTGACAGGTCAGTTCTGCAGCAGCTCGCTGCTCTTGACTCGCACTTGCTTCCAATGACGGTGTGTTTGGGCTCCGCAGCAAGTCGCAAGCGCAGCCTGGAGGAAGACGACGACTTTGGGCCAATGGAAGTGATGGCCGCCCAGAACAGATGAGCTTTTGCACTGGTTTTTATACCTTCATGGGAGAAATGTCAATATGTGGACTCTTTTCTAAAGTGGAAGAGTGAGACGTCCGACGACAACAACGACCTGGAGTGAAGAACTTTCCTTTCCCTCCTGAGCTTGATGCACTGACGGGAGACTTTTTTGGCAGTTTTGTAGTGTTTGAAGCGTTTTTGCATTTGCAGCAAGACAGAATTGCAATAATGCTTTTTCTATACTTGAATATCCGTCTGCGACCTGAAGAGGGCGCCAGGTGGAAGGGCAAGCGGCCTTTAACATTGGAGACTTAAGACTAACAGCAGACCTCATGTTGATGGTGAGGAGCATTAACAAGAGAATAAACATGAGTCTGAAGGAGTCTGTGATTTGTCAGTGTGTGGAGGTCGCTCAGCAGGGCTCCAGTTGGCGCTCAAGAGGTCCGGTCTTCCACGGACATGGTGATCCTGGTGAGCTCCAGTCCTCCGTGTGACTGAACGTGTAGGATAGTTCACCACTGTCTTTGAGAAGCATTCAGAGGGGCTGATCTTAAGCTGGCCACCGCATGGatctcaacaggaagtggtaTTATATCAATCACTTGTGAATTCGTCggcagggatgaggatcagcacctccagagAGTCCGAAACCTGTCCTTGTCTTCAGAGGAGCAGAGATGTCTTGTTCACACAGGACACACTTCAGGATGAGAAGGCTCGGGCAGAAAACTTGGGTGGTCCATTTaacacttttgcagaaaggtcTCGGGAGCATTTAAAAATTAGAGCGCCATCTTTTGAATTGCAGAAGCAAAAGCTGAACTAATACTGTTGGAAACAACAGTTTCTTGAGGGCCCACGCGCTACAATAATGACTGCGAGGAACTGTCAAGAACAGACTTAATATTATGGgaggaataaaaacaagataaaaaaaatccttcactttttttttcttcaaatttctTCTAGCAATGGcttgatgaggcatcatgacacaggttttcagaggccactagatggcgctcttggtttagaaatgtcaggtttcattgaattagttgttcaggtccaaacATTACGCAgctgacagcgccatctggaggcctctgaaaaacatgacaccgtttcatgaaacctcatggacTCATGCACTCATTTCTACATAGCTTCATCTATGTATATATAGTGGATCATGATCATCGAGACGTCGAAGAGAGAAAACTCTTTAATATTCTTCATCAAAAGGTATAAAACGCCAGCACTGGATTCCATGGTATTTATTGTAGTGTTGCATAAGTAGAATAAATTACTTTAAATATTTCCCCTGCCCCACCTACAAAAActttaatgtatatatattgtatcCCAGCAAGCATGAATAGCAATCTAACTTCAAAtattgagactttttttttttttgcaaatgatttcattgcttcaggtcatgtgacacgtCGATCGGTGGCGCAGGCAGAGTCAAGTCGTCGAAAGAATTGAAGGGGTCTGGCAAGTTCAGAGATCCTTCATTCGTGCAGGAGAcgcagcgccctctgctggttacCGTTTGTCAACTTCCTGCTTGCCCGACCATGAGAGTCAGTGAGGTCTCTCTCAGTCATGGAAGCGACGCTGCATGTTGGTCTCCCCTGAAGCAGAGTAGCCAAACTTCTGGTAGAAGGCCACATTTTTGGGGGAGCAATCCAGCGTGATTTTATAGCAGTCGAGTTTGTCACTGAGGAGGGTGAGGGTGGAGACCAACCTGAGGGAGACAGACGCAGCTGTGAGTTCACAGACGCAGGGAGTGAGCGGCATCAAGAAATGGGTGAAGGTGGCGCTCACAGTTTCCCCAGCTGTTTCCCTCTGCACTGGTCaatgaccaccacctcctccactcgTCCCCTCTGCCAGAGGAGCACAGCACACATCAATGACcgtcaacagcgccacctagtgattCACTTCATGGAACCTGATCTGACCTTTGCACAAGAGTGAATGAATTTGTGCTCGGTGATCAGCGTCGCCGTGGCAACAATTTCCCCCATGTTTAcgtcctccaccaccaccacaaaaTAATCCCCACATTCCTTCATGTGCTCGTATTTTTCTGAGGGAAGAGAGGGATTTAGAGGATCCGGAGAGTGCGACGAAGGAGGAGACCACTCACTGTAAAACTGCTCAACTGTGACGTCGCCCGTCTGCGTCAGCTGGGAGAGAACCTTGAAGAACCCTGCAGCAGGAGACGTGTCATTTTGGACAGTTAGCGGAATGATGCGCCATAAAAGTGCACCCATGTGGTCGGACGTGCGCTCATTCAATTGTTCATTTACAACTGGCTCTCAAGGACAAATGAGTAAAGTTTGGAACTTTTTAGTCATGCATGCATCTTATACATGATTATTACGAGTTGCAGTCCCATAATGCGCTGCAACCACTGAGGGCATTTTAAGTGTCAGCTTCATGGATCATTCCATATTGCACAGGGTTTTTGACCTCAGATTGAAAGCGTTCCGGTATCCTGACATCGAAAGCTAACCAGACAGCCGGGTCCGTAAAGCGGAGCGCTGGAATCCAAGCATGAGACGCCCATCGCTGTGACTGACCTCTGTTGTAGTCCGCGGTGCACAGCGGCCTCAGCACCAGGCCGTCGCCGGGCCTCGTGGGCGAGATGTGAGGCGAGAAGTCCACCGTGTTCTTACTCCAGTCCAACTCATGCAGAAGAGCCGGATCGAAAAGCGGCGTGTCGTCCAGCAGCATACCACGTCTGAGGTCACGCACAACCACCAGTTGATATCAGTCAAAATCTCTTTGCTCAGAACTTTGCCCTCGAAAAACACACAGTTCACTTCGGACCAACACAGCACAAATAAAGCCACCTAAATGTATGGCCGGTTTCTGCGACGGGCTCCTGCCTGTTGAGGGGTCAAACACAAATGGATTGTTAGTGTTTCCAGGATGCGCAGAGGGAACGAGGATGTCTGCTGAGTGTGTGGGGAGCAAACATCCAGCAGGACTGTTCTCAGGTCACTTCTCAAAGGCGAGGAAAGTCAAAATATACACGGAAAATGTCCGTAATTCTGGTAAGAGCGGAAGAGGCAGAGCaagaataaaacaggaaatggatcgatgaatgaaaaacagcttGAGTTACAGCCAAAAGAAACGTTTAAACACGAGACAAGGCGTCAGTTGACGATCTGAACAGGAGCCGTTCATGAAAGTGATCAGGTCAGTGCATATATTCGAGGATTTATGTATCGACTTTTGATGAACTGAGAAGTGACTGAGATGTTGCAGATATCTCCGGTATTTCTTGTATGCTCTTCACTTTACCCCCAGAGAGCTGCGATAAAGAGCAGCTTTAATTCGAACAGAAAATCCCAAATGTAGTTTCCAAATGTCACGAACCTTCAGTTCCAGCTGACGTGTAAAAAGTGCTCAAATATATTCACGGTGGTTCCCTTCAATAGCAGGAGTGAACTCGCTCGGTCTAAAGCCGGTTAGCTCAAGTACTCACCCGGCGACACACGACACGGGAGGAGAAGGTCCGACGCGCTTCTTACGGCGGCTGGCAGGAGAGTATGTGACACCCGGGCCGGTCTGTCTGGTTGTAGGAAGCTTGGTTCACATCGTGGAGTCCGGGCAGCGCGGGGTGTTGACGAGCCACAGTCGGCTGTCAGTGACGTGGCGATCCCGGAAGTGAGGGTGCAGTCGCGGTGACGTCAGAGGAGTCAGAGCGACGCAAAAACACACCCGTGAAGTTTTATACCCATATCCATAACTGTTCCGCTACCGAAGCTCTAATATTTGGTCAGATCGAATCCATTACATCACCCTTTCATATTTTTCACATGATTGAATGATGAACTCATATGAGTTTAAGGATAAATATGAACAGTAAGGGACATAATATTGGCGGCACTGATGCTTACTCGTAAACGCCAaggtatttgaaaaaaaaaatccaaatattaccaccaattttttttgccattttaaagTTATCTTCTTTTTCAGcaatttaatgaaaaatgtatctggGACACTATTAGTAAGAGAGCAATTTAACATAAGTATTAAATAAGTATGAGTAAAAATAACACACGTGAAGTTA harbors:
- the styx gene encoding serine/threonine/tyrosine-interacting protein, which translates into the protein MRSLKTNCTKSRVSPPDGLREIKCSVRVSGTRSANGMEEETKLQFPSLPATQEELLDWAYPMRREMQEILPGLYLGPYSAAMKSKLPILERQGITHIVCVRQDIEANFIKPNFPHLFRYLVLDIADNPVENIIRFFPSTKEFIDSCLDTGGKVLVHGNAGISRSAALVIAYLMETFGIKYRDAFSHIQERRFCINPNIGFVHQLQEYEAIYLAKLTIKMMSPMQLERSFTFQTDVTASRKRSLEEDDDFGPMEVMAAQNR
- the gnpnat1 gene encoding glucosamine 6-phosphate N-acetyltransferase, translated to MLLDDTPLFDPALLHELDWSKNTVDFSPHISPTRPGDGLVLRPLCTADYNRGFFKVLSQLTQTGDVTVEQFYKKYEHMKECGDYFVVVVEDVNMGEIVATATLITEHKFIHSCAKRGRVEEVVVIDQCRGKQLGKLLVSTLTLLSDKLDCYKITLDCSPKNVAFYQKFGYSASGETNMQRRFHD